The following proteins come from a genomic window of Nostoc sp. TCL26-01:
- the glyQ gene encoding glycine--tRNA ligase subunit alpha — MNFQSVIATLHQFWAERGCLIAQPYDIEKGAGTKNPHTFLRALGPEPWAVAYVEPCRRPTDGRYGENPNRFQHYYQYQVLIKPSPDNIQEIYLDSLRALGIRPEDHDVRFVEDNWEDATVGAWGTGWEVWLDGMEITQFTYFQQCGGIDCRPVSIEITYGLERLAMYLQEVEAITKIHWTENITYGDIFLQNEIEQSTYNFEASNPELLLTLFSLYEQEASQLTEKGLVLPSLDYVMKCSHTFNLLDARGVISVTERTRYIARIRHLARKVANLYVEQRQRQGFPLLKKVSV; from the coding sequence ATGAATTTTCAATCAGTAATAGCTACATTGCATCAGTTTTGGGCTGAACGTGGTTGCTTGATTGCCCAGCCTTATGATATTGAGAAGGGTGCAGGCACAAAGAATCCCCATACATTTTTAAGGGCGTTGGGGCCGGAACCTTGGGCTGTTGCCTATGTCGAACCATGTCGCCGTCCTACTGATGGGCGTTATGGTGAGAACCCTAATCGTTTCCAACATTATTATCAGTATCAAGTTTTGATTAAGCCTTCGCCAGATAATATCCAGGAGATTTATCTTGATTCTTTGCGGGCGTTGGGTATTCGTCCAGAAGATCACGATGTTCGATTTGTCGAAGATAATTGGGAAGATGCAACGGTTGGTGCTTGGGGTACTGGCTGGGAGGTTTGGTTGGATGGGATGGAAATTACTCAGTTTACTTACTTCCAACAGTGTGGGGGTATTGATTGTCGTCCAGTGTCGATTGAGATTACATACGGGTTAGAGCGATTAGCAATGTATCTTCAGGAGGTGGAGGCAATTACGAAGATTCATTGGACTGAGAACATTACATATGGAGATATTTTTCTGCAAAATGAGATTGAGCAGAGTACTTATAATTTTGAAGCGTCTAATCCTGAGTTACTGCTGACATTATTTAGTTTATATGAACAGGAAGCGAGTCAATTAACGGAAAAAGGTTTGGTGTTACCGAGCTTGGATTATGTGATGAAATGTTCGCATACTTTTAATTTGCTGGATGCTAGGGGTGTGATTTCTGTGACTGAACGTACTCGTTATATTGCGAGGATTCGGCATTTGGCGCGGAAAGTGGCTAATTTATATGTTGAACAACGGCAGAGGCAGGGTTTCCCGTTGCTGAAAAAAGTGTCAGTGTAA
- a CDS encoding ComEC/Rec2 family competence protein — MIQTNVAIICLGYILGLLFTGVVGGGVWILILGIVVAVFFRKGRKPRRIPQTSEITKGSVNLTPPTLQINPHPRVWVIAGLVGLLASFYLQWRVPQPGTTDISQFVPIDNDNNQEQLVIVRGEIISNPRLTRSQRGQFWLQVSQLDEVKNEKDTEETQKAATGKLYVTVPILKATGLYPTQKVEVTGVLYKPKAASNPGAFDFQKFLKQEGTFAGLMGRQINIIDEEKQWGWWQVRERIVRSQVRGLDIPEGPLVSAMVLGSKAVDLPYDIRDLFVQAGLAHALAASGFQTSLILSVVLQLTRRAKKVTQVTLGSLALIIFLSLTGFQPAVLRAVIMGFAALVGLALDRQVKQLGSLLLAATLLLLFNPLWIWDLGFQLSFLATLGLVVSVPAITNFLGWLPPVIAALIAVPLAATIWTLPVQLFIFGVVPAYSLVLNIISTPLISIISIGGIISAIAALILPGAGSIVVGFLHYPTDWLIKLVEVFSQLPGNSLAVGSISIWQLLVIYSLIVLVWLVSWWQKRWWFASLVAIGIVLFPAWHSTTTLSRITVLEAGAEPVLVIQDQGVVTIINSGDEGTGRFTILPFLQQQGVNQIDWAIATDFQSNESDAWIEVLQRLPIKNFYAYATNKENNTINQIIPQILQKQKGIYQLLPVGQTINLGSTVAQLINEQPIVQLQIFGQSWLLVGDVKSKEVGRIMKAGGWPNPQVLWCNSASLRDLVIAFKPQVAIASAGSIDNQILSELSKTATKVFVTSQDGAIQWTPNGQFESFTQVTENKSSVL; from the coding sequence ATGATTCAGACTAATGTTGCAATTATTTGCTTGGGCTACATTTTGGGCTTACTATTTACAGGGGTTGTTGGGGGTGGAGTGTGGATTTTAATTTTGGGAATAGTTGTTGCTGTCTTTTTTAGAAAAGGTAGAAAACCTAGAAGAATTCCGCAAACATCAGAAATTACTAAAGGTTCTGTTAATTTAACGCCGCCAACTTTACAAATTAATCCCCACCCACGAGTATGGGTAATTGCAGGGTTGGTGGGGTTATTGGCAAGTTTTTATTTGCAATGGCGTGTACCGCAACCTGGAACAACAGATATTAGTCAATTTGTCCCGATAGATAATGACAATAATCAAGAACAACTGGTAATTGTGCGTGGGGAAATAATTAGTAATCCTCGTTTAACTCGCAGTCAACGAGGGCAATTTTGGTTGCAGGTGTCTCAATTAGATGAAGTTAAAAATGAGAAAGATACAGAAGAAACTCAAAAAGCTGCAACAGGTAAATTGTATGTAACTGTGCCTATTCTTAAGGCTACTGGATTATATCCTACACAAAAAGTAGAAGTAACAGGAGTGTTATATAAACCAAAAGCGGCATCTAATCCTGGTGCTTTCGATTTTCAAAAATTTCTGAAGCAAGAGGGAACATTTGCTGGTTTGATGGGACGGCAAATTAATATTATTGATGAAGAAAAACAATGGGGATGGTGGCAAGTTCGAGAACGAATTGTGCGATCGCAAGTTCGGGGATTAGATATACCAGAAGGGCCACTGGTTAGTGCTATGGTTTTGGGTAGCAAAGCTGTAGATTTACCTTATGATATCCGGGATTTGTTTGTCCAAGCAGGGTTGGCTCATGCTTTGGCTGCATCAGGTTTTCAAACTTCGTTGATTTTGAGTGTTGTATTGCAGCTAACTAGGCGCGCTAAGAAAGTAACACAAGTCACACTGGGTTCATTAGCTTTAATTATTTTCTTGAGTTTAACTGGGTTTCAACCTGCTGTTCTCAGGGCTGTAATTATGGGTTTTGCTGCATTAGTTGGTTTAGCTTTGGATCGCCAAGTAAAACAGTTGGGTTCACTGTTATTAGCAGCAACTTTGCTATTACTATTTAACCCTTTGTGGATTTGGGATTTAGGTTTTCAATTAAGTTTTTTAGCAACACTGGGATTGGTGGTGAGTGTGCCGGCAATCACTAATTTTTTGGGTTGGTTACCTCCAGTGATCGCTGCTTTGATTGCTGTTCCTTTAGCTGCGACAATTTGGACTTTACCTGTACAATTGTTTATTTTTGGGGTTGTTCCTGCTTACAGTTTAGTACTAAATATTATTAGCACACCATTGATTTCTATTATTAGTATTGGTGGAATTATTAGTGCGATCGCTGCATTGATTTTACCGGGGGCTGGTAGTATTGTAGTGGGATTTTTGCACTATCCGACTGATTGGTTAATTAAATTAGTAGAAGTTTTTAGTCAATTACCAGGAAACTCCCTAGCTGTAGGTAGTATATCAATTTGGCAGTTGTTGGTAATTTATAGTTTAATTGTGCTTGTTTGGCTAGTTAGTTGGTGGCAGAAACGTTGGTGGTTTGCTAGTTTAGTGGCTATTGGTATAGTATTGTTTCCAGCTTGGCATTCCACAACTACACTGTCGAGAATAACGGTATTAGAGGCTGGTGCAGAACCTGTTTTAGTAATTCAAGATCAAGGTGTAGTAACTATAATCAATAGTGGTGATGAAGGTACAGGACGCTTCACGATTTTGCCCTTTTTACAACAGCAAGGTGTGAATCAAATTGATTGGGCGATCGCTACTGATTTTCAAAGTAATGAAAGTGATGCTTGGATAGAAGTTTTGCAACGTCTACCCATTAAAAATTTTTATGCTTACGCTACTAATAAAGAGAATAATACTATCAATCAAATAATCCCTCAAATATTGCAAAAGCAAAAGGGCATTTATCAATTGTTACCTGTTGGTCAGACTATTAATTTGGGTTCAACTGTAGCACAATTAATCAATGAACAACCGATTGTCCAGTTACAAATTTTTGGACAGAGTTGGTTATTGGTGGGAGATGTCAAGTCAAAAGAGGTGGGAAGAATTATGAAGGCTGGAGGCTGGCCGAATCCTCAAGTTTTGTGGTGTAATTCTGCATCTTTGCGAGATTTAGTCATAGCATTCAAACCACAGGTAGCGATCGCTTCTGCTGGTAGTATAGATAATCAAATCTTGTCTGAATTGAGTAAAACTGCCACTAAAGTCTTTGTCACATCTCAAGATGGGGCTATTCAATGGACACCTAATGGACAATTTGAGTCATTTACTCAAGTGACAGAAAATAAGTCTTCTGTTTTGTAA
- a CDS encoding response regulator transcription factor, whose amino-acid sequence MKQTVSEPALIKFLVIDDHESVLSGTVEVLKRQYPDAEFVTAVNAENAFNQLTNLQPDLVVMDLSIPENSGITARPDTGVRLLRTLMKNYPSLNIIVQSAHIRTLVRIRPDIDTHKGGFTAADKSLSTQEMLTRVDWALQGLTHTKDIKGIHAGLEIKPEWLRVLTLAFEEGLQDKAIAEQMCISERMVRHYWSKLQDALGVYPDEGKNIRIQTEKRAREEGLID is encoded by the coding sequence ATGAAACAAACGGTATCTGAACCAGCATTAATTAAATTTCTAGTAATTGATGACCATGAATCAGTCCTTAGTGGCACAGTTGAAGTATTAAAAAGACAATATCCTGATGCTGAATTTGTGACTGCCGTCAATGCTGAAAATGCCTTTAATCAATTGACTAATTTACAACCAGACCTTGTGGTTATGGATCTTTCTATTCCCGAAAATTCTGGTATTACCGCCCGTCCTGATACAGGAGTGCGACTGTTAAGAACACTGATGAAAAACTATCCCAGTTTAAATATCATTGTGCAAAGCGCCCATATTAGAACATTAGTCAGAATTCGACCTGACATTGATACTCATAAAGGAGGTTTTACCGCCGCAGATAAAAGTCTGTCTACCCAAGAAATGTTAACAAGAGTTGATTGGGCATTACAAGGATTAACTCATACAAAAGACATTAAAGGAATCCACGCTGGATTAGAAATTAAACCAGAATGGTTAAGAGTTCTAACTTTAGCTTTTGAAGAAGGGTTACAAGATAAAGCCATTGCCGAACAAATGTGTATTTCTGAACGTATGGTGCGGCACTATTGGAGTAAACTGCAAGATGCCCTGGGTGTTTATCCTGATGAAGGGAAAAATATTCGGATTCAAACTGAGAAACGGGCTAGAGAAGAAGGGTTAATTGATTAA
- a CDS encoding DUF4079 domain-containing protein, producing the protein MVNWSEILEPIAAWFRSLGVPEPIVHWGHPLMMAIVIFVLGVYVAWAGWRGKLLEEQDKDTAIKSRTAHRQLAPLLFLFLAGGYTGGVLSLVMQHKPLFESPHFWTGSLVLLLLLINGGISLSGFLGNKKVLRAVHAYLGSVALGVLFLHAFLGFDLGISL; encoded by the coding sequence ATGGTGAATTGGAGTGAAATTTTAGAACCGATCGCAGCTTGGTTTCGTTCTTTGGGGGTTCCCGAACCGATTGTACACTGGGGACATCCATTAATGATGGCAATTGTGATATTTGTCTTAGGTGTTTATGTTGCTTGGGCAGGTTGGCGAGGTAAGCTGCTGGAGGAGCAAGACAAGGATACAGCAATTAAGAGTCGGACTGCTCATCGACAATTAGCGCCTCTACTATTTTTATTTTTAGCAGGTGGGTATACAGGTGGTGTTTTATCTCTGGTGATGCAGCATAAACCACTTTTTGAAAGTCCTCATTTTTGGACTGGTTCACTAGTTTTATTACTTTTACTCATCAACGGCGGAATTTCTCTGAGTGGATTTTTGGGAAATAAGAAAGTTCTAAGGGCGGTTCATGCTTATTTGGGTAGTGTGGCGTTGGGTGTTTTATTCCTTCATGCTTTTCTGGGCTTTGATTTGGGTATTTCGTTATGA
- a CDS encoding HlyD family secretion protein, translating into MLYIQNQKVLPPVQEIESLPSVSIWTSLLGIFLIATVGTAIALSSWIKYNVVVKTSATVRPIGETRLVQPEIEGTVENIFVKENQIVRQGDAIARLDTQQLQIKKSQLEGTIQQGKLQFIQIDAQISTLNTQILAELKVMERTIASAQADLARNQREYQDKQVTTQSEFLASQANLQKSIADLRKSQADLDFAKVDRDRYQQLTEIGAIGRREYEQKKLVVEQTKSALEAARRSVEIAQANLQSAQAAVNPSMATVAIAQERIAQERAKGESTIAVLQKEKQSLIQRRVEMFSQLNQSQKELEQVEWQLQNSIIRATSDGIILKLNLRNPGQVVRTSDAIAEIVPQNAPLIIKAMIPTAEIKKVTVGKKVQLRVNACPYPDYGTLNAVVSGISPDAISPQNNNTGATTPGSAIPYFEATIQPEQLEFGHGDRRCYIQVGMEAEAQIITQEETALQFILRKARIITDL; encoded by the coding sequence ATGCTCTACATACAGAATCAAAAAGTTCTCCCACCAGTTCAAGAGATTGAATCTTTGCCTTCTGTTAGTATTTGGACATCTTTATTAGGCATATTTCTCATAGCAACTGTTGGTACAGCGATCGCTCTCTCTTCATGGATTAAATACAATGTTGTAGTCAAAACCTCTGCTACCGTTCGTCCTATTGGTGAGACTAGGTTAGTGCAACCAGAAATAGAGGGGACGGTAGAAAATATCTTTGTCAAAGAAAATCAGATTGTGAGACAAGGTGATGCGATCGCTCGTCTGGATACCCAGCAGTTACAAATTAAAAAGAGTCAACTGGAAGGTACTATCCAACAAGGAAAACTGCAATTCATCCAAATTGATGCTCAAATCAGCACTTTAAACACTCAGATACTGGCTGAACTGAAGGTGATGGAGCGAACAATTGCTTCTGCTCAAGCTGATTTGGCTCGAAATCAGCGAGAGTATCAAGATAAGCAAGTAACTACCCAAAGTGAGTTTCTTGCGTCTCAAGCTAATTTACAAAAATCAATTGCAGACTTACGTAAATCCCAAGCGGATTTAGATTTTGCTAAGGTAGATCGCGATCGCTATCAGCAATTAACAGAAATTGGTGCTATTGGTAGACGTGAGTATGAGCAGAAAAAATTAGTTGTAGAACAAACTAAGTCAGCATTGGAAGCTGCGAGAAGGTCTGTAGAAATTGCTCAAGCCAATTTGCAATCAGCGCAAGCTGCCGTTAATCCTAGCATGGCTACGGTGGCGATCGCTCAAGAACGGATCGCTCAAGAACGTGCTAAGGGTGAATCTACTATTGCTGTGTTGCAAAAAGAAAAGCAGTCGTTAATCCAGCGCCGGGTAGAAATGTTCTCCCAACTCAATCAATCTCAAAAAGAATTAGAACAGGTAGAATGGCAACTGCAAAATAGCATTATTCGCGCTACTAGTGATGGAATTATTCTCAAGCTGAATCTACGTAACCCTGGCCAAGTGGTGCGTACCAGCGATGCGATCGCAGAAATCGTACCTCAGAATGCACCCTTGATAATCAAGGCTATGATTCCCACCGCAGAGATTAAAAAGGTAACTGTTGGCAAAAAAGTCCAATTACGAGTTAATGCCTGTCCATATCCTGATTATGGTACTCTCAACGCTGTGGTTAGTGGTATTTCCCCAGATGCTATCTCACCTCAAAACAATAATACAGGCGCAACAACACCAGGCTCTGCAATTCCCTATTTTGAAGCTACTATCCAACCAGAACAGCTAGAATTTGGTCATGGCGATCGTCGGTGTTATATCCAAGTTGGTATGGAAGCGGAAGCGCAAATTATTACTCAAGAGGAGACAGCACTACAATTTATTCTACGCAAAGCCAGGATTATCACTGATTTATAG
- a CDS encoding CHASE2 domain-containing protein, giving the protein MQPGLWRIIKTEIAIWRVGILPGIAVIGLVMIARIIGSMQTLEWLAFDSFLRLRPEETIDKRIVLVGLNEDDLRSHQDYAMSDRELAKLLSKLQAYKPSVIGLDIYRDLPINPGHEELVTSFKNIKNLIAIEKVLPEKISPPRDLLPEQIGFADQITDIDGKLRRSLLGTPTSAGYKLSFAVRLATVYLAKKNISLENGLRDRSTMRFGQTEIPRFLPNSGGYIRADAGGVQTLLNYRSGRERFRILSGQDIKNGKLDPAWIRDRIVIIGVTAPSRKDFITTSAIKSINPAPGRVYGIEIQAHAVSQIISAVLDNRPLIHTWDEGWEYVWIFAWGFLGIAIARLTHSPLLNLVVVGIAASGLFFISYLLLIWGWWVPVIPAILVLTLNGMELMALYQYNYALRLGMQTRQAVIESTFETIHNGPLQSLAKVLKLLRGENNFTPELLPKIEKELEKLNYELRGIYEFLQREYPSQDTSLYLGNNVVINLQDPLHEILYQVYSYTLDRDFPCFKTIKVKIRTFEPIDERCLSIEHKRGICRFLEEALCNVGKHATGVTNLKVTCFASEGWYTLSIIDNGLGVTSYKEGRGTQQFINLAQQLQGKFKRSPLSPHGTICELSWPISKSWLR; this is encoded by the coding sequence ATGCAACCTGGACTTTGGCGCATCATTAAAACTGAAATAGCCATCTGGCGCGTAGGTATATTACCAGGAATTGCAGTTATTGGGCTGGTAATGATTGCACGCATTATAGGTTCAATGCAGACTTTAGAATGGTTAGCTTTTGATAGTTTTCTCCGTTTACGACCAGAGGAAACTATAGATAAACGAATTGTACTTGTGGGACTAAATGAAGATGATCTTCGTAGTCATCAAGATTATGCAATGTCAGATCGTGAATTGGCAAAACTACTGTCAAAGTTACAAGCTTATAAGCCCAGTGTAATTGGGCTGGATATTTATCGAGATTTACCAATTAATCCAGGACATGAAGAATTGGTGACCAGCTTCAAAAATATCAAAAATTTGATTGCTATTGAAAAAGTATTACCAGAGAAAATTTCACCTCCACGAGATTTACTACCCGAACAAATTGGTTTTGCTGATCAAATTACTGATATTGATGGTAAATTGAGGCGTAGTTTATTAGGAACACCCACATCTGCTGGCTACAAGTTATCTTTTGCTGTGCGATTAGCAACTGTATATTTAGCCAAGAAAAATATTAGCTTAGAAAATGGTCTGCGCGATCGCTCTACTATGAGATTCGGTCAGACTGAAATACCAAGGTTTTTACCTAATTCTGGGGGATACATCCGTGCTGATGCCGGTGGAGTGCAAACACTGCTGAATTATCGCAGTGGTCGAGAAAGATTTAGAATTTTATCTGGACAGGATATTAAAAATGGTAAATTAGATCCTGCCTGGATACGCGATCGCATTGTGATTATTGGCGTTACTGCTCCCAGTCGTAAAGATTTTATCACTACCTCAGCCATTAAGTCGATCAACCCAGCACCAGGGCGAGTATATGGTATTGAAATTCAAGCACACGCCGTCAGCCAAATCATCAGCGCTGTACTAGATAACAGACCTCTCATTCATACTTGGGATGAAGGTTGGGAATATGTCTGGATTTTTGCTTGGGGTTTTTTAGGTATTGCTATTGCTAGATTAACTCATTCTCCATTACTAAATTTAGTAGTGGTTGGTATTGCCGCTTCCGGGTTATTTTTTATTAGTTATTTACTATTAATTTGGGGTTGGTGGGTTCCTGTCATCCCTGCCATTTTAGTTTTGACTTTAAATGGGATGGAACTCATGGCACTATATCAATATAATTATGCTTTACGCTTGGGAATGCAAACTCGGCAAGCTGTGATAGAAAGTACTTTTGAGACAATCCATAATGGGCCACTCCAAAGTTTAGCTAAAGTCTTAAAGCTACTACGGGGCGAGAATAATTTCACACCAGAATTACTGCCAAAAATTGAAAAAGAACTTGAGAAATTAAACTATGAACTAAGAGGTATTTATGAATTCTTGCAAAGAGAATACCCCAGTCAAGATACTAGTCTTTATTTAGGTAATAATGTAGTTATAAATTTACAAGATCCTCTGCACGAAATTCTTTACCAAGTTTATAGTTATACTTTAGATCGAGATTTTCCTTGTTTTAAAACTATTAAAGTTAAAATCCGCACCTTTGAACCGATAGATGAGCGATGCTTGAGTATTGAACACAAGCGAGGTATTTGTCGATTTTTAGAAGAAGCTTTATGTAATGTTGGTAAACACGCCACAGGAGTTACCAACTTGAAAGTTACTTGCTTTGCATCTGAAGGTTGGTATACCTTGAGTATTATCGATAATGGTCTGGGTGTTACCTCTTACAAAGAAGGACGAGGAACCCAACAGTTTATAAATTTAGCACAACAACTCCAAGGTAAATTTAAGCGATCGCCCCTTTCTCCCCACGGAACTATTTGTGAATTATCGTGGCCTATCTCGAAATCATGGTTGCGATAA